The nucleotide sequence TCCTCGTCCAGCTCTCCCAGGCCCCGCGCCGCCGGCTGCGGATGACCGAGCTGGCCAGGAGCGCCAAGATCACCCGCTCCCGGCTCTCCCACGCGGTCGCCCGGCTGGAGAAGAACGGCTGGGTACGGCGCGAGAACTGCCCCTCCGACAAGCGCGGCCAGTTCGCCCAGCTCACGGACGAGGGCATGGAGGTCCTCCGGCGGAACGCCCCCGGCCACGTGGCGGCCGTACGCCAGGCCCTCTTCGACCGGCTGTCCCCCGAACAGGTGAAACAGCTCGGCACGATCATGCGCGTCATGGCCGAGGGCCTCGAACCCCAGGGCCCGGACGCGGACCTGCCCTGGCTCCGCTGACGAACAGCGGAACCAGGGCAGGGCGGGGGGCGGGATGCC is from Streptomyces venezuelae ATCC 10712 and encodes:
- a CDS encoding MarR family winged helix-turn-helix transcriptional regulator — translated: MTEPRWLSDEEQHVWRSYLHATTLLEDHLDRQLQRDAGMPHVYYGLLVQLSQAPRRRLRMTELARSAKITRSRLSHAVARLEKNGWVRRENCPSDKRGQFAQLTDEGMEVLRRNAPGHVAAVRQALFDRLSPEQVKQLGTIMRVMAEGLEPQGPDADLPWLR